The following are encoded in a window of Staphylospora marina genomic DNA:
- the rpe gene encoding ribulose-phosphate 3-epimerase: MIRIAPSILSADFSRLAEEIADVERGGADWIHIDVMDGHFVPNLTMGPLVVEAVRPHTRLPLDVHLMMEQPDRYIPVFARSGADWITVHQEACPHLHRTVHLIKESGAKAGVAINPATPVSAVEPILPDVDLVLLMTVNPGFGGQRFIPSVLDKIRRVRQLLEERGLSDIRVEVDGGVGPDTARMVAEAGADVLVAGSAVFGQSDRAEAIRRIRGEAGRGKTE, encoded by the coding sequence ATGATCCGGATCGCACCTTCCATTCTGTCCGCGGATTTTTCCCGGCTGGCGGAAGAGATCGCCGATGTGGAACGCGGAGGGGCCGATTGGATTCACATCGACGTGATGGACGGCCACTTCGTGCCCAACCTGACCATGGGACCGTTGGTGGTGGAAGCGGTTCGGCCGCATACCCGGTTGCCGTTGGACGTCCACCTGATGATGGAACAGCCGGACCGGTACATTCCCGTTTTTGCCCGCAGCGGTGCGGATTGGATCACGGTACACCAGGAAGCATGCCCGCATCTTCACCGCACCGTTCACCTCATCAAGGAATCGGGGGCCAAGGCGGGAGTGGCGATCAATCCGGCCACGCCGGTGTCGGCCGTCGAGCCGATTTTGCCGGACGTCGATCTGGTTCTCCTGATGACCGTCAATCCCGGCTTCGGCGGACAGCGGTTCATTCCGTCGGTGCTGGACAAGATCCGCCGGGTCCGGCAGCTGCTGGAGGAGCGGGGCCTGTCGGACATCCGGGTGGAAGTGGACGGCGGAGTGGGGCCCGACACGGCACGGATGGTGGCCGAAGCGGGAGCGGATGTGTTGGTGGCCGGGTCGGCCGTCTTCGGACAATCGGATCGGGCGGAAGCCATTCGCCGCATTCGCGGGGAAGCCGGACGGGGGAAGACGGAATGA
- a CDS encoding energy-coupled thiamine transporter ThiT, whose translation MKRLGVIVEAMVLVLLAAVFHRLLSFPLVPETAPVSLMAVPVSAAAFRRGVKTGMITGLLAGALVLLAGTIPRDPGPLDWIVPPAAAAWGWAGAVPVRETRGTASRLITGGIGLLLGAAVRFLALFGGVKLFAGPTFPMEWLWFVLAELLAISLVVLPLLVRAPGLLARRDGKTQSHRMEGGGTEPWENVG comes from the coding sequence ATGAAACGGTTGGGTGTCATCGTGGAGGCCATGGTGCTGGTTCTGCTCGCGGCGGTGTTTCATCGGTTGCTTTCATTTCCGTTGGTTCCGGAAACCGCTCCCGTTTCCCTGATGGCGGTTCCGGTGAGTGCGGCGGCGTTCCGGCGCGGCGTCAAAACCGGCATGATCACCGGACTTCTCGCCGGCGCTCTCGTTTTGCTGGCGGGGACCATTCCCCGGGATCCCGGACCGCTCGATTGGATCGTTCCGCCGGCGGCCGCCGCCTGGGGATGGGCCGGGGCAGTTCCCGTCCGTGAAACCCGGGGCACGGCAAGCCGCTTGATCACCGGAGGGATCGGGCTGCTCTTGGGCGCCGCCGTACGCTTCCTGGCATTGTTCGGGGGGGTGAAACTGTTTGCGGGACCGACCTTTCCGATGGAATGGTTGTGGTTCGTCCTCGCGGAGCTGCTGGCGATTTCGTTGGTGGTGCTTCCTCTCCTCGTCCGGGCGCCGGGTCTTTTGGCGCGGAGGGACGGGAAAACGCAGAGTCATCGGATGGAAGGAGGGGGAACGGAGCCGTGGGAAAACGTCGGGTGA
- the rpmB gene encoding 50S ribosomal protein L28, translating into MARRCFITGKQGKTGHKVSHSNRKTKKKWGVNVQKVRILVDGKPKRVWVSTRALKSGKVTRV; encoded by the coding sequence ATGGCACGTCGTTGCTTCATTACCGGAAAACAAGGCAAAACCGGTCACAAGGTCAGCCACTCCAACCGGAAAACCAAGAAAAAATGGGGCGTCAACGTTCAGAAAGTCCGCATTCTCGTGGACGGCAAACCGAAACGCGTGTGGGTGAGCACCCGCGCCCTGAAGTCCGGAAAAGTGACCCGCGTCTGA
- the spoVM gene encoding stage V sporulation protein SpoVM gives MKFYTIKLPKFLGGMVRAILGAFRKQ, from the coding sequence GTGAAATTCTACACGATCAAATTGCCCAAGTTTCTCGGCGGCATGGTGAGGGCCATTCTCGGAGCGTTTCGCAAACAATGA
- a CDS encoding Asp23/Gls24 family envelope stress response protein yields MSLNVSTELGQIEVSGEVIATIAGAAALDCYGLVGMASRSQIKDGITELLGRENLSKGIEVRKEEGDIVIDLHIIVGYGTKISEVAHNVQSKVRYTLDQLLGLKVNKINIIVQGVRLVNED; encoded by the coding sequence ATGAGCCTGAATGTATCGACCGAACTCGGACAAATCGAAGTGTCGGGCGAAGTGATCGCCACCATTGCAGGTGCCGCCGCGCTGGATTGCTACGGTCTGGTCGGCATGGCATCCCGCAGTCAGATCAAGGACGGGATCACCGAGCTGCTCGGCCGTGAGAACCTGAGCAAAGGGATTGAGGTCCGCAAAGAGGAAGGAGACATCGTCATCGACCTTCACATCATCGTGGGCTACGGAACCAAAATCTCGGAAGTGGCGCACAATGTCCAGTCGAAGGTGCGATACACGCTGGATCAGCTGCTCGGGCTCAAGGTGAACAAAATCAATATCATCGTGCAAGGTGTACGGTTGGTGAATGAGGATTAA
- a CDS encoding thiamine diphosphokinase, with product MGKRRVIVVTGGELTDEELLGLRNSEDRIVAVDGGAKKLLEAGIVPDLAVGDFDTAGPQFAKELEKRGVAVERLPEAKAMTDTHYALERALSGQPDEIILFGALGGGRVDHMLANIGLLEWLESRGVRGIIQGSHSRIRLLAGPGDIAFVRDGYPYVSLIPLTSKVEGIRTRGMKYPLYGETLTRGMTRGISNELNAENGSVSIVAGKVLVVESRDR from the coding sequence GTGGGAAAACGTCGGGTGATTGTGGTGACGGGCGGAGAACTGACCGATGAAGAGCTGCTTGGACTCCGGAATTCGGAGGATCGGATCGTGGCCGTCGACGGCGGGGCCAAAAAACTGTTGGAGGCGGGAATCGTGCCGGATCTCGCCGTGGGAGATTTCGACACCGCCGGTCCGCAATTCGCGAAAGAATTGGAGAAACGGGGCGTGGCCGTGGAGAGGCTCCCGGAAGCAAAGGCGATGACCGACACGCATTATGCGTTGGAGCGGGCTCTTTCCGGGCAACCGGATGAAATCATTCTGTTCGGGGCACTCGGCGGAGGGCGCGTCGATCACATGCTGGCGAACATCGGTCTGCTCGAATGGCTCGAAAGCCGCGGCGTCCGGGGGATCATCCAGGGAAGTCACAGCCGGATTCGCCTGCTCGCGGGACCGGGAGACATCGCGTTTGTCCGGGACGGGTATCCGTATGTTTCACTGATTCCGCTGACTTCCAAAGTGGAAGGCATCAGGACAAGGGGAATGAAATATCCTTTGTACGGAGAGACGCTCACAAGAGGGATGACCCGGGGGATCAGCAACGAACTGAACGCGGAAAACGGGTCGGTTTCGATCGTCGCCGGGAAGGTGCTGGTCGTGGAAAGCCGCGACCGGTGA